GCTTGGCCTCCTCGTAGTAGCCCCTGGCGAAGTAGAGCACGGCGCGGTCGTGATCGCCGCGGGCGGCACGGTAGGCGCCGGCGAGATAGCGCACGCCATAGGTGAGATTGGTGTTCGGATCGTGCAGGCCCTGTGCGTCGCCGGTGTAGCCCAGGCCGCGCGCGGTGCCGAGCTTGATCTGCATCAGGCCGATGCAGCCGCAGCGGCCGACCAGGTCCTTCTGGTATTTGCTCTCGCGCACGATGACGCGGTGGATCAGCGATTCCGGAATGTTGTTGGCGGCGGCGTGCACCGCCACCAGCGCGTCGATGTGCGGATGGCCGGTGTCGATGTGGCGCGGCTTGGCCTCGGCCGCCTTGCGCTCGGCCTCGCGGGGCTCGGCCGCAGCGGCCGGGATGGCATCGGTGTCGGCGGGGGCTGAGGCATTGGCGTCCATCGGCGGCGAGCTGTCGGCGCTGCTGACGGCCTCGATCGCCTCGACCTCGCGCGCGGCCTTGGTCACCGCGCTGCGTGCCGCCAGCTCCCTGGTTCCGTCAGAGCGGACATGGGCGAGCTTGACCTTGCCGGCCTTCGGTTTGGCCGCACTGTCCGATGCGGTGCTCGCATCATCGGCAGCCATTGCAGGCGGCACGGGACCAGCCATCGCGAAGCCTGCAATGCAGGCCGTCAGCACAAGACGTCTCATGTGTCAGGATCCCCCGGGAACCACACGCATGCCGAGTAGCCCCCCAGCACGCGCTTTACACTTTGCACACCGTAATTGGCGCAAACGCCGGGCGATAATGTGGCAACAATGGGGCGAGGACGCCGGGTCGGGTCCGGATGCGCCGGCGGTTTACCGCGAATTATGCCGTGCATGCTTGGCTGGGCGGAGCAATTCCGCCAACGGGGCCATGCCGCGATGACGCTGTCCGTCACCCACACCGAAGCGACCGCCGGGCGCGCGCAGGCGCTGCTGC
This region of Bradyrhizobium sp. SZCCHNS1050 genomic DNA includes:
- a CDS encoding lytic transglycosylase domain-containing protein, with protein sequence MRRLVLTACIAGFAMAGPVPPAMAADDASTASDSAAKPKAGKVKLAHVRSDGTRELAARSAVTKAAREVEAIEAVSSADSSPPMDANASAPADTDAIPAAAAEPREAERKAAEAKPRHIDTGHPHIDALVAVHAAANNIPESLIHRVIVRESKYQKDLVGRCGCIGLMQIKLGTARGLGYTGDAQGLHDPNTNLTYGVRYLAGAYRAARGDHDRAVLYFARGYYEEAKRQRLADARPAGRSERTSGPLDITPKIATGRHARAH